The following nucleotide sequence is from Hirundo rustica isolate bHirRus1 chromosome 7, bHirRus1.pri.v3, whole genome shotgun sequence.
GCAGCCTCAAGGACCACCTTAACCAGGCCAGCAggatttcccagaggaagaggTGTGAAATATCTCTGAATACACGTACCTCTCAATTAAATCTCTTGCATCCAACAGTAAGACACTGATGCACAGAAGTCAACAGGTTGTGTGGGTGTAGGAACCCACCTGGAATGATCCACCTTGTAAAGCTAAGATCAAGACCCGTAACTGCTCGGCAGCTGTGTAATCATGAAAttggcagaagagaaaaaatgagagGTGAACCAGGAAAAGGCAAGAGTGGTGGCCCCGTTTCAGAACACTGTGGCAGACAGGACAGAGGGATTCCTATTTCAACTGTATACAAactgaagtttatttttgaaagtgCAGCTTTATTGCAAACTCAGTTTGCTCATGAAAAAATACTACACAGTCAGTTTTCAGGGAAGAGTCATCAAGCGATATACAAAAAACTGAAATCTTAGTGGGGAAAGAGACTCGATGTCCTAAGCTACTTCAAAGAAACGCAGGTACATAAAGGCCATTGATTTCAAACAGTAATCATGGACCTGCATAGCTCTGACAGCTTTTGAAATTCCCTGTCTAAATCAATGCACAGATCAGGAGCCAGGTTCTGTTCTGAGTTAGACCAGTGCAAACTCACCGTGACCTTAGACCGGAAAGCGCCTCTGTAATTTATACCAACGCTACCAAGCAGAACTTGGCTCTCACTTCCTATCCTCTCTGCACCCCCAGCACTTGCTAAAGAAGAGAAATATGATATGGGGCAAATATACTCTGCACTAGCTGCAGCTTCATTAGAAGTTTGATGGGCACAAGAATCATTTCAAGACCAAAGTCCTGAAACCAATACAAAGAAATTCAAACCCTCTAAAATCACGTGAATACACAAGCAGATGAAAGAATTAACCATTTGGTATACTAGTTCTCCACTCCTTTTCAGTCAGACATCCCAGCACATTGAAGAAGGTATATGAACACAACAAAAATCATACGCAAATCAAACAGTTGTCTCCTCAATAAAGTATGGGTAAcataacacaaaaataaataaaagccttGTCAGATTTGCCTCATTCACAATATCACTGGGCATTCCTCAGTCAGCAGGACAATCACAAGCAGGATTTCATAGGCTTCAATTAAACTTTTTATgtgatttaaaaacatttaagtgTTACAAACATATTTAAATCACCACTTGAAATATTCGGCTTATATTAGGAAAATCTATTTTACCAAGTATGAAATAATGACTTCATAACAACAgaagcatgaaaataatttttgtttcttccacCCACATACACTTGCAATTTCAGAAAAGAACATATGCATCACCCATACTCTTTTATATTTAAAGAGGACAGATCATTCAAGAAAAGAGAGATAGTATGATTGCTACAATAAGAAGACACAAGACCGATCTCATTTAAATTCTGTTCCTTAGGAAGATGGAAGGAGAGGTTTGGGTCAGATATTTTGGCGTGTGCCTGACTGCTAATGAAATGAATTTCTATAGCAACTAAACTTCATTCAGTGATCCTTTGTTCAGAAAGTTTATAAAGCCTCCCTATTGCATGTGCTTCGTTCTCTGGATTTCCTGAAATAGACTAGAATACACACAGGTAGGACTTTTTACTGTAAGGTAGAATAAAATCCATCATCTACAGTACAAGACTGAAATgtagaattttctgttttctctcatcTGCATCTCTGAAACAAACCAAGATGAGCAGAAACTTGTATTAAACAGGAGCTACTTTTACAGTCAAAGTCAGACTACAGCAGCAAGTTTGAGCCCTATAGAGTCACTAAGCAAATTCCTTCTTGATAAGGAGATGCATGTAAACACCTCAGAATTTCTGCTGCTATTACCTcttggtttaaaaaataaaatgaaaaaataataattacttttaaaattctaaaacCTAGCTGACTCCTTTCTTTAGGAACTGCAATTACTATCAAAGAGTGAATACTGTCATTAGCAGGTGATCAGtacaaacaaaaccctcccGCAGACAGAAAGAATTGTTACCTATTTTGCCTTAGCAATTTCTCTTTTGGTTAGCCATGACTGCTGATAGGTACCTGCTAGTTCCTAACACACATTCAGCTTCCCAAACAGAGCATCAAACCCTGCAAGTGCTGGAAAAACTATATGGCTCTTTGGGGATTAAAAACTGTCAAGACAGTCTCACTAGTTAGACATATGGTGAGAAATGCATCCATTTGAAACTTACAATGAGTCTGACCCAACTTTGTGTGGATGGGCAGAAAACCAACCTAATTCCTCCTGTTTCAGCTGGGAAATTCCTGTCAGCATGTCAGGTGAAGAGTTCTGGACAAAGACACACTTGAAAAGGCAAATCATCAATGCTACAAGGCCACTGTAATTCAGCAAGGAAGGGAATTTCTCACAGGAATCTTCTCTAATCCATGATCTATATTTCAATCCTTCtgtttatcttcctttttttttttccctgggctAACTTCATATCAGCCTTCAAATTTATGGGCAACCAGTCAACTGATCCCTTTGCTACTCAGTGAATTACAAATTatgataataaaaaacccccaaaatcagCATGCAGTAAGAACAGTGACCAGTTCTGGAAGGGGATAACTCCTACTTCTTcaccaaaagaagaaaaggaattgctgctccctgcaccccaaacacacacacacacacacacacagaggaggtCAAGAGACTATTTCAAGAAACTGCCAAACTCATCCTTGAATCATGATCTTGATTTAGGACTTCAGTGCACCATTCTCAAATCAATGTGTGCAGCCAAGTTTTCCATGCCAGATGCTACCTTTGGAAAAAGagtaatttaggaaaaaaaaaaaaaaatcaagagactTCTGCCCACTGGAAAAGTTTCTACCAGATGCTAATGGGATGGCAAGCACTGATCCGAACCCTAGGGAAAACAGTAACATGCATGAGTGATCTGAGGTATCTTCCCATTTCTAGGTCTTACTGCTGAGATCAATTACATCCAGTAACTGTGCTGTATCCTTAAGGAATTATTGGGGAACAGTGAACCTGCCTGCAATAAATGAGCACCGGTGCCTAACAAGCACATGTGAATGCTACAGCAAGGTTCACAGAGGGCTAACCCTGGTCAGTACTGAAGCAGGAGTTTTCTTCTCAACTCCCTCttgaaaaagggaagagaagacagacaaaataaagagaaaggaaaaaaggaaagatagAAAACACAGGTCCCCCATCTACCTGCAGGGAGCCAGGCAGACAAGCTCAGTTGGAGGTGGTGAAGGGCGCGGATGCGTTATTGGTACTGGTAGCGGTGGCACCGGTCACTGCGAAGCCCGTGGGAGGAGCTATGGAGCTGTGGCTGGGCTGCAGGTCCTTGGGAATGCCACTGTGGGAGCTCAGCTGGTGCCCAAAGGCTGCGCTGAACTGAGGGAGCTGTTGTTTAGGGGAGGTGGAGCCCATGAGTTCAGCGGAGGCAGGACCCATGCCACTGAAACTGGTCTGCGGTAACCCCGGAAGCACACTGGAGCTGTTGGGGGTCACAGTGGCGAAGGCAGGCTGTGTGGTCTCTGAGTGCGAGGTGGTAGGTGGTGTGGACAGGGAGGTGGACAGGAGGTGTCCATCTGCACCAAGAAGGTTGCTAAACGGAGAGGGGTCCCCAAGATTGACAGGAAGATTCCCCCAGTGAGTTCTGGGGTTGACCACCCCGCTAAGTGGCACATCCAGCTGAGTTGGGAGCAAGTGCTGTGCCATCATGGGCATCTCTGCTGAGAAGGTAGCTGCCAAGTTATCACCAGAAAAGGATGTGGTGTGAGGGGATGTGATATGGTCGCTGTAGGGAGACGGCACATGCTCACTATCATAATGGCTTCCATGGGGTGAGGAGTGTGAATGGTCACTGCTGTATTGCTGTCGTGAGGTGATCAGGTCATCTGCCTTgctcagcagctgggcagggtgGGGCCTCTGGGAGGCATGGCTGCCATCATGAAGTCCATGAAACTGTCCCGGGAAGGCTCTCTCCCCAAGGCCACTCTGGCTTATCAGAGTGGCAGAAGTAAGGCCAACGTTGGCTGGGGCTGAGAACTGCCCCTGGatctgccctgccaggggcGTAGGTGGGTTGGACAAGGTAGCAGAACGGAGCAAGTTCTCATCCAGCTCCAGACCGGAGAAATTATCATGTACTATACGCCCATTCAACAGCTCCCCCAAATCCGTGTTAACCTCTCGACTCAAGGACTGCATTCCTGGAGCTCCAGCACCTGTAGAGAACACCCCTATCGCTCTATCTGACAGCTCCTGAACTGCCACACCATCTGTCTGTGTAAGTACTCCAATGGTACTCAGGCACTCAAGAGAAGTTACAGCCTGTAGGGCCCGTTCCAgttcttcagcctcttctgTGGTCGGAAGAAGATCTCCATTTTTACCTGCAGAAACAGGGACACCACCAGTTAGTGCATAGCTTTCAGATGAGCCTGGCCCTGGCACTCAAAGGATGAAGATGTACAGACAGCTCACTACAGAGTTGCATTGTATGATAACCTTCGAGCATGGCTTGCAGAACACAAAGTATCACTCATCAGTGTTCACTAGCTAAGCAAGGTAAGAAAACCATGAAATTACACCTTCCTCTTTAATGGAaatccccctctcctcctcctcttccacctACTCCAACAGGAGATGCCTCTTAAACTTCCTagacttaaaatgaaaatgcttaAGTAAGATCTTCTTCAATGCTGCAATAACACATGGTCCACAATCCCTCCTTCTACTTACCATTACAGCCTGGACCTAAAATATACACAGACAGTATAATTTAGGTTAATTTCAACTCAGAAACAGTCTGATGGCATGTCATATCAGAAAATGACCAAAGAAATCACGTACCCAACTCCAGGCTGTTCTAATTTCTTTGTTATATGTTATAGGTAGTGAGCTTTAGAATGCAGAAATTCAAGCACATTTCTGATCAAAAGCTACtttcaaaaatgcatttaaaaattttattctcactctcttctctttttatcAAAGGCCAACATTGACTGTGATTCCAGCCCCACACAATGGCAGGAAGATGCCATTACTGAGAACACTCTTGATTAAACTGCAACCCTGACAGGCAGTAAAAGataaaatgaattattaaaatactAAACCAATTACGATTTTCAGAGCAGTAATTATACGAACAAGCAGAGAACTATGCACACAGCCTTCTTAAAGTCTGCTTTACTTCAGAGCTCACAACAGAGCAAATGTACACTTCTTTCTCTACAATTTATTACCTCTGTAGGAAAGCAAGCAACTCCTCAAAACGCAGTTTAGGAACACTCACTTCTTCAGTTCACTGACTGTGTTCATGCtagcataaaataaaatggtacCTTCAAAGAAATCAAAATCTTGCAAGTCATCGGGCAGCCGCGGCAGGACATCAGAGAAGTCCTCCTGATTCAATTCCAAGTCATGTGGAATGTCTGTGATTTCATTGGCGATATCATCAGGCAGCTCATCGGCACTGAGCTCTGGTGTGGAGGGGCTCCTGAACAGAAAGGAACGTTAGTCCCTGGTGTTCAACTCTGCTTGCTCCAAAGGACAACTATCAGTGCATATCCATCTACAACAGATGCTCCcctatacatttttttctccattatctagaaaaaaaatgcttttaggTAGCTTACACTTCAGCTACTCATTAATTACATAAGACGCAATATCAGGAGCAAGGTATTTTACCCATCAAAACCAATAATTACTCAAATCCAAAATGACCCACTctaaaggtttttttccaacagtCAGCTGGAGATGCAATTTTTAGCCCTGCTCCAGATGCTGCTTGGCAGCTTTGTACAACGCTCACTGGCAATGCTCAGGCCAGCACTGGGAAACTGGGCAGGAACAGCACTGACCGAATGTGGGGTATCTCTACTGGCAGTGAGACACTGGCAGGCATGGTGAGGTTCCCTTGGGGCACTGCAGGAGGAATGGGTTTCTGGGGCCGCCGTGGGCCTCGCCTTCTCTTCTTCTTGTGTTTTTTGGTAAGTGCAGGTGGCTTCgtttttttcctgggtttcctctgctgctggtgctgaacTTTACGGGAGCTGTCCCCTCTCAAGAAATTATCCTTTGGGAGCAAAACAATACCAATGAGAGCATATTAAGAACACGCAGtactttccttgtttttttcacCCCAGTCATTCCACAGGCATGTGGAATGTAATGTAGGAGGGACTGTTAGCTTACATCTAGACACAGTTCTAAAAACTGAGCTGTTTCCTTCCTCATTGACCCCAATGGCAAAAACAACATAGACCAAACTATGATGTACTGTAACAGGAGATTGTGCAGCGtcactttaaaaattatcataGCAAACCCTAACTAAAAACTGCAAAACTGTAACCTTTAGCAGCACTCCTGTAAGTATTAAAGACAAAAAGCCATTGTGAGGTGGTGTTGAATGTGGATAAtgtgcagcagctgaagccAGACTCCTTGAGTGCCCACTGACATAATAGAGGGACAGCACTGAGGAGACAAAATGAATATTGCCGGACTTGGATAAGGATGTGGGTAAACAATTGCTTCTGAAGCAATCATTGCTTCTGAGCAGCAATCAccaacacattaaaaaataaatcaaaccgTCATCGGTCTCCAGTTGCCATCACACTGGGAATGGCAGAGGATTCTATTTGCTACAGAAGTAAACCTTGAGGGACATACTGAAGATTGCCTAGAAGAGGGGGAAACCCCATACAGATCTGTGTAGCACAAACCCTTACTTTTTAATCCAAAAAAATCCATAATTCACAATTATTGGAGAGGCTGGacaaaaacagtaacaaaaaacTTTCAATaacccaacaaaacaagcaGTTTTACACCTAATTGAAGGTAGGACAAGAAGCCTTgaaggaggggcagggcagAAGTGCGTTTATGATTTATCCTAA
It contains:
- the INO80D gene encoding INO80 complex subunit D, yielding MYEGKHIHFSEVDNKPLCSYSPKLCKQRRLNGYAFCIRHVLEDKTAPFKQCEYVAKYNSQRCTNPIPKSEDRRYCNSHLQVLGFIPKKERKKKNDPIEEVKVRHQMDAVAFSLTVPTLALKMPNGLDGMSLSPPGARLPLHYLEAELEDPFAFNEEDDDLKKGATVKKKLQSKLAQNRQRQRETEILKVRQEHFSPVPAPLQQQPLQQQHSHLPPSSASLKPTGLPQGIVCKSPQPLNTSLPMQGVAPTTHTIAQARQLSNKRPLPLLPPARAPVAEPPRTDRVLMKATAFSPHSSCMSRLQRLVKLCTRKQQLDTDLFPHLGLDWSEDSGEELEDSEQASPYQVAWSIRESLGYERPESDDDSADDRSSRVTRLCTYFQQKYKHLCRLERAESRQKKCRHTLRKALLQAASREPERAGQLLQELRRATCACTSTSQARQRDAEPTTCSGTSKGEQCTNKALPFTRHCFQHILLNRSQQLFSSCTAKFADGQQCSVPVFDITHQTPLCEEHAKKMDNFLRGDSSRKVQHQQQRKPRKKTKPPALTKKHKKKRRRGPRRPQKPIPPAVPQGNLTMPASVSLPVEIPHIRSPSTPELSADELPDDIANEITDIPHDLELNQEDFSDVLPRLPDDLQDFDFFEGKNGDLLPTTEEAEELERALQAVTSLECLSTIGVLTQTDGVAVQELSDRAIGVFSTGAGAPGMQSLSREVNTDLGELLNGRIVHDNFSGLELDENLLRSATLSNPPTPLAGQIQGQFSAPANVGLTSATLISQSGLGERAFPGQFHGLHDGSHASQRPHPAQLLSKADDLITSRQQYSSDHSHSSPHGSHYDSEHVPSPYSDHITSPHTTSFSGDNLAATFSAEMPMMAQHLLPTQLDVPLSGVVNPRTHWGNLPVNLGDPSPFSNLLGADGHLLSTSLSTPPTTSHSETTQPAFATVTPNSSSVLPGLPQTSFSGMGPASAELMGSTSPKQQLPQFSAAFGHQLSSHSGIPKDLQPSHSSIAPPTGFAVTGATATSTNNASAPFTTSN